A genomic window from Erythrobacter sp. BLCC-B19 includes:
- a CDS encoding DUF3768 domain-containing protein, whose translation MSGAVLSRAERIARLNDLARRAMGIACVVVATEGIRALTEADQSRLRELVETFDVFTPDNDPYGERDFGAIYQAVDGVWSTLRPVDVAVTVFWKIDAYDQELRFGSEDPTDPAVTRRVLTIMLASEY comes from the coding sequence ATGAGCGGCGCGGTTTTGTCCCGCGCGGAGCGGATTGCGCGGCTCAATGATCTGGCGCGGCGTGCCATGGGCATTGCCTGTGTGGTGGTGGCGACCGAGGGCATTCGGGCTTTGACCGAGGCCGATCAGTCACGCCTGCGCGAGTTGGTCGAGACCTTCGATGTCTTCACGCCGGACAATGATCCCTATGGCGAGCGCGACTTCGGGGCGATCTATCAGGCTGTGGACGGTGTTTGGTCGACCTTGCGGCCTGTTGATGTTGCGGTGACCGTGTTCTGGAAAATCGATGCCTATGACCAAGAGTTGCGGTTCGGCAGCGAGGACCCGACTGATCCCGCCGTGACCCGGCGGGTGCTGACCATTATGTTGGCGAGCGAGTATTGA
- a CDS encoding ArdC family protein yields the protein MASSATASIYDTITNQIIAALERGTGGCTLPWHRSSAPLTRPVNAVTRKAYRGVNVLALWASAEAQEFGHGLWATYRQWQSLGAQVRKGEKASPIVFYKVLDKAEGGEDEAREGAGRIFAQGSHVFNIAQVEGYALPGVPEVPEAEAFDPISDVEAFIAATGAAIRIQGDSAHYTLSTDTITMPDRERFFTTTTASAEQNWYAILLHELVHWTGADHRLARTFGKRFGDEAYAMEELVAELGSAFLCGDLGLSVTPRPDHACYLASWLKGSKGTTARSSPLPARRPRLRSGWGIFHCL from the coding sequence ATGGCCAGCTCCGCAACCGCCAGCATCTACGACACCATCACCAACCAGATCATCGCCGCGCTGGAGCGCGGCACCGGCGGCTGTACCCTTCCCTGGCACCGCAGCAGCGCCCCGCTCACCCGACCTGTCAATGCGGTCACCCGCAAGGCCTATCGCGGCGTCAATGTCCTTGCCCTCTGGGCCAGCGCCGAAGCGCAGGAGTTCGGGCACGGTCTCTGGGCAACCTACCGCCAGTGGCAGTCTCTGGGCGCGCAGGTGCGCAAGGGCGAGAAGGCCTCGCCGATCGTGTTCTACAAGGTGCTGGACAAGGCCGAGGGCGGCGAAGACGAAGCGCGCGAGGGCGCGGGCCGGATCTTCGCGCAGGGCTCGCATGTGTTCAACATCGCACAGGTCGAAGGCTACGCCTTGCCCGGAGTGCCCGAAGTGCCCGAAGCCGAGGCCTTCGATCCCATCTCCGATGTCGAGGCCTTCATCGCCGCCACAGGGGCTGCCATCCGCATTCAGGGCGACAGCGCTCACTACACCCTTTCGACCGACACGATCACCATGCCTGATCGCGAGCGGTTTTTTACCACCACCACCGCCAGCGCCGAGCAGAACTGGTATGCCATCCTGCTCCACGAGCTGGTTCACTGGACCGGGGCTGATCATCGCCTAGCCCGCACCTTTGGCAAGCGCTTCGGTGACGAGGCCTATGCCATGGAGGAGCTGGTCGCCGAACTTGGCTCAGCCTTCCTCTGCGGCGACCTTGGCTTGTCGGTCACCCCGCGTCCGGATCATGCCTGCTACCTCGCAAGTTGGCTGAAAGGCTCAAAGGGGACAACCGCGCGATCTTCACCGCTGCCAGCGCGGCGGCCAAGGCTGCGGAGTGGTTGGGGGATCTTTCACTGCCTGTAA
- a CDS encoding ATP-binding protein, which yields MSRLATIIAEIVRDKLAQAPDEARGEIRLIFHGPQREILDQVFLELTADSAENHGVPILLQLPILPEGQENPAIGVSGYCNDTHLLNLRNSPAQPTFLALVPPGQHSMRSVTSTTDEFGVSAVNNGGNVPFEDWWADEFVQHLVSLAIRQAGIPLQQQDEARSLIGKAAAAADEMDQRKHERSAVWRLLARLFSIESGLHGLGSGSLISLACGAPPTRDGSISSREQMAILEKIADAMSDGFAPGIRRAQDNADEEDIRHLEAFLAHLKEACDLPTAFERATSAFYAPENGSTVPPPPDWWRGLTTEKWSELLTEETVAQGDIRMGCTNSLIPTGKGMPVLVESKVALSFETVGPDATGTVVCIDRGKNNRLGEVTVGEEEAIFVDGTPPIHKAPIRYSATADGFKPGAIKVISLASWHAGIFVTCRLAKKLTPPKKPTGRVRGGPDLVTTLNVPGSGRYELLIFTSPGVELDETAIGTLEDGQDREDARQTLMVRPVRDGFHQLEIEAETNYQADISFRRTAADGSETHGTCRVLVTVEDVVEQGCRSEFERLIRANRRVIEPSEAKPVVQLNRSARSSSLQDWMLSEESVGQSYLPIVLADDYVDAWVQPNWSQDNGPIFSRGRFLQDPRPLASEFIPPAGFVEARQKLAARVRGSGDQNGLVESAELGKWLAADQDFRALVEQYLDSYQAWLAAEPDVACWVDVAVVTSLEDDRRTISRVPDAILLSPLHPVRIAWHAVAQGVLVEAEAGGNPCPAVSVLDPDCVPDLITLSLRSPGGIEKVDFLAVENGTDYWSVLWNGDRLGRLPSRSRLAPFGDGFGISVGGISVGFSAAQVGRALEDVSGLLAAKPVVGVVVASAGGTTDACNEGLIEWCSSKYRDEDTRTLRQAAGPRFIEIYDHRDGEAKPDDATIANLAEDTRNGVRWFVGQPANAQPDLGIIAQLDMSEPSAAQVEGRSPLGRGGLLRHRIRRQLPGAFLSETRQALPSAASGDVLADKVANCIGTLESLGERRTGLRFAPNVNAVRDMLETRRTDFVAASSSAIDPACFLGGWLEEAYLWDYDMPSYSHRAGDTNGYYLLSRVKQADREALSKALARLPGCTSITPNQVQDVLLEIARRGIPTIRGLAGDNAGATGDLGLFVAVRMLQDRFRLSNIGESLIPVIEGSGDELSVCIIVPVDPFRGYFSDLAKSLGKDRKDTSLSRPDLLVVGAKVGQSGVRIHLTPVEVKCRPGSIFPASEVDDALEQARTFSRLLTSMLPHDKQPVAWSLGFQHLLLSVIGFGMRVYSQHPDVKGREGQWSLLHERLASAILGPDPCVSIDQRGRLIIVDDSPRSGVRDRDEDGFDETITIGSADAGGVVAGDPLTFYDSVRAKVGSWGFFPDGAAQLISEARPPATDSAENVSGDTVCLDDVAERPAPPSGDAAGPAGPERHVEADASSGIALSIGSTVDSFKTSEIVLNISDTRLNQLNMGVVGDLGTGKTQLLKSLILQISDAAAANRGIRPRFLIFDYKRDYSSPDFVEATGARVVKPYRLPLNLFDTSTLGDAAAPWLDRFRFFADVLDKIYSGIGPVQRDKLKKAVRAAYESCLSGEQPTLYDVHSAYAELLDGKSDSPMAIIDDLVDMEVFAAKTSDTQPFDEFLDGVVVISLDALGQDDRSKNMLVAVMLNMFYENMLRTPKRPFIGSDPQLRAVDSYLLVDEADNIMRYEFDVLRKLLLQGREFGVGVILASQYLRHFKVNATDYREPLLSWFLHKVPNVTPAELSALGLTGSAAELAERVKSLQVHQCLYKSFDVSGEVVRGLPFFELMAQRKRDSS from the coding sequence ATGAGCCGATTGGCGACGATCATTGCCGAAATCGTTCGAGATAAACTGGCGCAGGCACCTGATGAGGCACGCGGCGAAATCCGACTAATCTTCCATGGCCCTCAGCGAGAAATCTTGGATCAAGTCTTTCTCGAGCTGACCGCGGACTCCGCTGAGAATCATGGCGTGCCGATCTTATTGCAGCTGCCGATCTTACCAGAAGGCCAAGAAAATCCAGCAATTGGCGTCTCAGGCTACTGCAACGATACGCACCTGCTCAATCTGCGGAATTCACCAGCACAGCCGACATTCTTGGCGTTAGTCCCTCCGGGCCAGCACAGCATGCGCTCCGTCACGTCGACCACCGACGAATTTGGAGTCTCTGCCGTTAACAATGGCGGCAACGTGCCCTTCGAAGATTGGTGGGCCGATGAGTTCGTCCAACATTTGGTTAGCCTAGCCATCCGCCAAGCAGGTATTCCTCTCCAGCAGCAAGACGAGGCTCGCTCCCTGATCGGCAAGGCAGCCGCAGCTGCGGATGAGATGGACCAGCGAAAGCATGAGCGTTCGGCTGTTTGGCGACTTCTAGCACGCTTGTTCTCGATCGAATCAGGGCTGCACGGCCTTGGTTCTGGAAGCTTGATTAGTCTAGCTTGCGGGGCGCCTCCGACGCGCGATGGCTCGATTTCATCGCGCGAGCAGATGGCCATTCTGGAGAAAATTGCTGACGCAATGTCCGATGGCTTTGCCCCCGGTATCCGCCGCGCCCAAGACAATGCCGACGAGGAAGACATTCGTCACCTCGAAGCGTTTCTGGCACATCTAAAGGAAGCATGTGATCTTCCGACCGCGTTCGAAAGAGCGACAAGTGCCTTTTATGCACCCGAAAATGGATCGACGGTGCCCCCTCCACCTGATTGGTGGCGCGGACTGACGACCGAGAAGTGGTCCGAGCTTCTTACCGAGGAAACTGTCGCCCAAGGCGACATCCGTATGGGTTGCACCAACAGCCTCATCCCTACTGGGAAGGGAATGCCGGTGCTTGTCGAAAGCAAAGTCGCTCTTTCATTCGAAACAGTAGGACCAGACGCCACAGGCACAGTCGTCTGCATCGATCGCGGCAAGAACAATAGGCTCGGCGAAGTAACTGTCGGCGAAGAGGAGGCCATATTCGTAGATGGTACTCCACCCATCCACAAAGCACCCATCCGCTATTCCGCTACGGCGGACGGATTCAAGCCGGGAGCGATCAAGGTCATTTCGCTAGCGAGCTGGCACGCTGGAATCTTTGTCACCTGCAGACTGGCTAAGAAACTAACGCCGCCCAAGAAGCCTACTGGTCGCGTTAGAGGTGGCCCAGACCTCGTTACGACCTTAAACGTGCCGGGGAGTGGCCGATACGAGCTGCTGATCTTCACTTCCCCAGGAGTTGAACTGGACGAAACGGCCATAGGCACCTTGGAAGATGGGCAAGACCGCGAAGATGCTCGCCAAACGCTTATGGTCCGACCCGTACGGGATGGCTTCCATCAGCTAGAGATCGAAGCCGAGACAAACTATCAAGCCGATATCAGTTTCAGGCGAACTGCTGCAGACGGTTCTGAAACACACGGTACATGCCGAGTGCTCGTCACTGTTGAAGACGTGGTGGAGCAGGGCTGCCGAAGCGAGTTCGAACGCCTCATTCGCGCAAATCGCCGTGTGATTGAGCCCTCAGAAGCCAAACCTGTCGTGCAGCTCAACCGTAGTGCCCGATCCTCTAGCCTTCAGGATTGGATGCTATCGGAGGAGTCCGTTGGCCAATCCTATCTTCCGATCGTGCTGGCTGACGATTATGTCGATGCGTGGGTGCAGCCGAATTGGAGTCAGGACAACGGCCCTATCTTCTCCCGAGGACGGTTTCTGCAGGATCCCCGTCCGCTTGCTTCTGAGTTTATTCCGCCAGCAGGGTTTGTTGAGGCGCGTCAGAAATTGGCAGCCCGCGTCCGAGGTAGCGGCGATCAAAACGGACTCGTCGAGTCCGCTGAGCTCGGAAAATGGCTTGCGGCCGACCAAGATTTTCGCGCTCTGGTCGAGCAATATTTGGATTCCTATCAGGCATGGCTCGCCGCCGAGCCAGATGTTGCGTGTTGGGTTGACGTAGCGGTTGTGACCTCACTTGAGGACGATCGCAGAACCATATCGCGTGTTCCTGACGCTATACTGCTTTCCCCGCTTCATCCGGTCCGGATTGCCTGGCACGCGGTTGCGCAAGGGGTTCTTGTCGAAGCTGAAGCGGGCGGCAATCCCTGTCCCGCAGTTAGCGTCCTCGACCCGGATTGTGTGCCAGACCTCATAACCCTTTCGTTGCGTTCGCCGGGAGGAATCGAGAAGGTCGACTTCCTCGCGGTTGAGAATGGCACGGACTATTGGTCAGTCTTGTGGAACGGCGATCGGCTTGGGCGACTTCCCAGTCGTTCCAGACTTGCGCCGTTTGGTGACGGGTTCGGCATCTCGGTCGGTGGTATTTCGGTCGGTTTCAGCGCGGCCCAAGTCGGCAGGGCCCTTGAGGACGTCTCTGGACTTTTGGCCGCCAAGCCCGTCGTGGGCGTTGTTGTAGCAAGTGCAGGCGGGACAACGGATGCCTGCAACGAAGGCCTCATTGAATGGTGTTCTAGCAAGTATCGCGATGAAGACACCCGTACACTGCGTCAGGCTGCAGGTCCTCGGTTCATTGAAATTTATGACCACCGCGACGGCGAAGCCAAACCAGACGACGCTACCATCGCCAACTTGGCAGAAGATACGCGCAACGGCGTGCGCTGGTTTGTCGGTCAGCCAGCCAACGCGCAGCCAGATCTAGGCATCATAGCCCAACTCGACATGTCTGAACCGAGCGCTGCGCAGGTGGAAGGCCGCTCACCCTTGGGACGAGGCGGACTACTCCGGCATCGTATCCGCCGCCAGCTTCCGGGAGCTTTCCTAAGCGAGACCAGACAAGCATTGCCTTCTGCTGCATCGGGAGATGTTCTGGCCGACAAGGTAGCGAATTGTATCGGTACGTTGGAAAGCCTTGGTGAGCGCCGCACCGGGCTGCGCTTTGCCCCGAATGTCAATGCTGTTCGCGACATGCTCGAGACGCGCCGGACCGATTTTGTCGCGGCATCATCGTCTGCGATTGATCCCGCTTGCTTCCTTGGTGGTTGGCTGGAGGAAGCATACCTCTGGGATTACGACATGCCGTCCTATTCGCACCGAGCGGGTGATACGAATGGCTACTACCTTCTGTCTCGCGTCAAGCAGGCGGATCGCGAGGCGCTTTCGAAAGCACTAGCGCGGTTGCCGGGATGTACATCGATCACCCCCAACCAAGTTCAGGATGTGCTGCTTGAAATCGCTCGCCGAGGAATTCCCACGATCCGGGGTCTAGCGGGCGACAATGCCGGAGCCACCGGTGATCTTGGGCTCTTTGTAGCTGTCCGGATGTTGCAGGATCGGTTTCGGCTCTCGAACATCGGGGAAAGCCTGATCCCCGTAATCGAGGGAAGCGGTGACGAACTTTCTGTCTGCATCATCGTGCCTGTGGATCCTTTTCGAGGCTATTTTTCCGATCTCGCGAAGTCACTTGGAAAGGATCGAAAGGACACCTCCCTGTCGCGCCCTGACCTGTTGGTTGTCGGCGCGAAGGTGGGGCAGAGCGGCGTCCGGATCCATTTGACACCCGTTGAAGTGAAGTGCCGACCGGGATCGATTTTTCCGGCCTCTGAAGTCGACGACGCGCTAGAGCAGGCCAGAACCTTCTCAAGGCTCCTGACCAGCATGCTACCGCACGACAAGCAGCCAGTCGCCTGGTCGCTAGGTTTCCAGCATCTGTTGCTGTCAGTTATTGGCTTCGGAATGAGGGTCTACAGCCAACATCCCGACGTAAAGGGACGTGAGGGACAATGGTCCTTACTGCACGAACGCCTTGCATCAGCGATCCTTGGTCCCGATCCCTGTGTCTCGATTGACCAACGCGGCCGACTCATCATTGTCGACGACAGTCCGCGCAGCGGGGTTCGGGACCGCGATGAGGACGGCTTCGACGAAACCATTACGATAGGCAGCGCCGATGCCGGTGGTGTCGTGGCTGGTGATCCTCTTACGTTTTACGATAGCGTTCGAGCTAAAGTTGGCTCGTGGGGCTTTTTCCCGGATGGAGCGGCCCAACTCATCAGCGAAGCGCGACCGCCGGCAACCGATTCAGCTGAGAACGTCTCTGGAGATACAGTTTGCCTAGACGACGTCGCCGAACGGCCTGCACCGCCCTCCGGTGATGCGGCTGGTCCCGCCGGTCCGGAACGCCATGTTGAGGCAGACGCTTCGTCAGGAATCGCTCTTTCTATTGGCTCCACCGTAGACAGCTTCAAAACGAGTGAAATCGTATTGAACATCTCGGACACACGGCTGAACCAACTGAACATGGGCGTCGTTGGTGATTTGGGAACTGGCAAGACGCAGCTGCTTAAGTCGTTAATCCTTCAGATCTCCGATGCTGCGGCCGCCAACCGGGGCATTCGCCCTAGGTTTCTGATCTTCGATTACAAGCGAGATTACAGCAGCCCGGATTTTGTCGAGGCGACTGGCGCACGCGTCGTCAAACCCTATCGCCTTCCACTAAATCTCTTTGATACCAGTACGCTCGGCGACGCTGCAGCTCCATGGCTTGATAGGTTCCGCTTCTTTGCCGACGTTTTAGACAAGATATACAGCGGGATCGGTCCGGTACAGCGAGACAAGCTCAAGAAGGCTGTGCGCGCTGCCTACGAGTCCTGCCTCTCTGGCGAGCAGCCAACATTGTATGATGTGCATTCGGCCTACGCCGAGCTGCTCGATGGCAAATCAGATTCGCCAATGGCGATCATAGACGATCTGGTAGACATGGAGGTATTTGCTGCCAAGACGAGCGATACCCAGCCGTTCGACGAGTTTCTTGACGGAGTGGTCGTAATCTCTTTGGATGCTCTCGGTCAGGACGACCGCAGCAAAAACATGCTCGTCGCCGTGATGTTGAACATGTTCTATGAAAATATGCTCCGCACCCCCAAGCGGCCATTCATCGGCTCGGATCCGCAGCTGCGCGCAGTTGATTCCTACCTACTGGTCGATGAAGCAGACAACATCATGCGATATGAATTCGACGTCCTGAGAAAGCTGCTGCTGCAGGGTCGCGAGTTCGGGGTCGGCGTCATACTTGCCTCACAATACCTGCGTCACTTCAAAGTGAACGCGACCGACTATCGCGAGCCGCTCTTGAGCTGGTTCTTACACAAGGTGCCCAACGTTACCCCGGCAGAACTCTCCGCCCTTGGCCTAACGGGAAGCGCAGCTGAGTTGGCCGAACGTGTGAAATCGCTTCAGGTGCACCAGTGCCTATACAAGTCGTTTGACGTTTCAGGGGAGGTCGTTCGAGGACTGCCATTTTTCGAACTGATGGCACAGCGAAAGCGCGATTCAAGTTAA
- a CDS encoding DNA cytosine methyltransferase produces the protein MQSGINAPVKAYNFVDLFAGCGGLSLGLSYAGLTGRFAIERDAMAFETFRMNFLDNPPYSIGFKWPNWLAAKAWDIEVLLDQHKDDLLSLQGQVDVLAGGPPCQGFSFAGRRVEADPRNSLFERYVEVVSVLQPQALILENVPGMRVAHSKKSSVDLEGSRKNNPRPLSYYDKLVSSLDKEGYQIDAMLVDCSRFGVPQRRSRLIAIGIRKDLSPWIEGGISRVFELLEQARVAQLAEFRLSDSVSAKSAISDLEIAGHELIASTDPDLSRPFQEISYRRPRTAYQKLMHAGHVGRMDSMRLARHRDDVRDRFARILVECRKGVRMDDESRKTYGLKKHRIYPMASDEPAPTVTTLPDDILHYSEPRILTVRETARLQSFPDWFKFKGKFTTGGERRTKECPRYTQVGNAVPPFLARAIGMAIRQLLDEVAVARSIFDEDVRKQASARER, from the coding sequence ATGCAGTCAGGAATCAATGCGCCAGTGAAAGCATATAACTTCGTTGATTTGTTCGCAGGATGCGGCGGTTTGTCGCTCGGTCTTTCTTATGCTGGCTTAACAGGTCGCTTCGCAATTGAGCGTGACGCCATGGCATTTGAAACGTTCCGAATGAATTTTTTGGACAACCCGCCATATTCCATCGGCTTCAAATGGCCGAACTGGCTTGCGGCGAAAGCCTGGGACATCGAAGTTCTGCTAGATCAGCACAAGGACGACCTATTGAGTTTGCAAGGTCAGGTCGATGTTTTGGCTGGCGGGCCACCCTGCCAAGGCTTTAGCTTTGCAGGGCGACGTGTCGAGGCCGACCCCAGAAACTCGCTTTTCGAAAGGTATGTCGAAGTAGTCAGTGTGCTGCAGCCCCAAGCGCTAATTTTAGAAAACGTACCAGGAATGCGCGTGGCACATTCTAAAAAAAGTTCTGTCGATCTCGAAGGGTCTAGAAAAAACAATCCTAGACCTCTATCCTACTATGATAAACTTGTCTCAAGTCTAGATAAGGAAGGCTATCAGATCGACGCGATGTTGGTCGATTGTTCGAGGTTCGGCGTACCTCAGCGGCGATCGCGATTGATTGCTATTGGTATTCGGAAAGACCTCTCCCCATGGATTGAGGGCGGGATATCACGTGTTTTCGAACTTCTTGAACAAGCTCGTGTTGCCCAGCTGGCAGAATTCAGACTTTCCGATTCAGTGAGCGCTAAGTCCGCTATTTCTGATCTCGAAATTGCTGGTCATGAACTAATCGCAAGCACCGACCCCGACTTGTCGAGGCCCTTTCAAGAAATAAGCTATCGTCGCCCCAGAACGGCTTATCAAAAATTGATGCATGCAGGTCATGTCGGGCGGATGGATAGCATGCGACTCGCTCGACATCGCGACGATGTGCGCGATCGATTTGCGCGCATATTGGTTGAATGCCGCAAGGGTGTTCGGATGGATGACGAGAGCCGAAAGACGTATGGGCTCAAAAAGCATCGGATCTACCCCATGGCTAGTGATGAGCCTGCCCCAACGGTCACGACCTTGCCTGACGACATCTTGCACTACTCCGAGCCACGAATCCTGACGGTGCGAGAAACCGCCCGTCTCCAGTCATTTCCCGATTGGTTTAAGTTTAAAGGGAAGTTTACGACTGGAGGAGAGCGCCGAACAAAAGAGTGTCCCCGATACACACAGGTTGGGAATGCCGTGCCCCCCTTTCTGGCGCGTGCGATCGGCATGGCTATTCGCCAACTTTTGGATGAGGTCGCCGTAGCGCGATCTATTTTCGATGAGGACGTAAGAAAACAGGCATCGGCGCGGGAGCGTTAG
- a CDS encoding HNH endonuclease — MAMEGTARKRWSEEETVLALYLYFQLPFGKLHSGNPEIQTLAAAIDRSSSSVAMKLCNFASLDPKITESGRKGLDGASKLDRATYAEFGQDWSGLVARAEELWSSQVDRQIAAAQLPPSASHLLHEQRSEFKFEPWQGESTMQAVVNQRVGQDFFRRAVLANYEEACCITGIADPRLLTASHIKPWGKDSQNRHNPANGLLLSATLDRAFDRGLITVDRARRIHVSRQLRESRSRETRDYFQQFEKATLRPAARFDPEPAFLDWHNEHCFVDHRAA, encoded by the coding sequence ATGGCAATGGAAGGCACCGCGCGGAAACGCTGGAGCGAGGAGGAGACGGTGCTAGCGCTCTACCTCTATTTCCAGCTGCCGTTCGGAAAGCTGCACTCGGGCAATCCGGAGATCCAGACGCTGGCCGCTGCCATTGACCGGTCGAGCAGCTCGGTGGCCATGAAGCTGTGCAACTTCGCGAGCCTCGATCCGAAGATCACCGAGAGCGGGCGCAAGGGGCTGGACGGCGCATCGAAGCTCGACCGCGCAACCTATGCCGAGTTCGGGCAGGATTGGTCGGGGTTAGTGGCGCGGGCCGAAGAGCTTTGGTCCAGCCAGGTCGACCGCCAAATCGCCGCAGCGCAATTGCCGCCGTCCGCCAGCCATCTCCTCCACGAACAGCGCAGCGAGTTCAAATTCGAGCCGTGGCAGGGCGAGTCCACCATGCAGGCGGTGGTAAACCAGCGGGTCGGCCAGGACTTCTTCCGCCGCGCAGTGCTCGCCAATTATGAAGAGGCGTGCTGCATCACCGGTATTGCCGATCCCCGCCTGCTGACCGCCAGCCATATCAAGCCGTGGGGCAAAGATAGCCAGAACCGGCACAATCCGGCAAACGGCTTGCTGCTGTCGGCAACGCTCGACCGCGCCTTCGATCGCGGGCTGATAACGGTCGACCGCGCCCGCCGCATTCATGTCTCGCGCCAGCTGCGCGAAAGCCGCAGCCGCGAGACCCGCGACTATTTCCAGCAATTCGAGAAAGCCACCTTGCGCCCGGCGGCGCGGTTCGATCCTGAACCAGCCTTTCTCGACTGGCACAATGAACACTGCTTTGTGGATCACCGCGCCGCCTGA